One Sphingopyxis macrogoltabida genomic region harbors:
- a CDS encoding IS91 family transposase — protein MRASLEVADIFRAAGPAYRTGHAGHLSLHQLKIMSAIEHCRTAALGGHVEACTDCGHWRIAYNSCRNRHCPRCQGAAARTWLEAREADLLPVGYFHVVFTLPAEVAAIAYYNKALVYDLLFKAAADTMLTIAADPKHLGARIGITAVLHTWGSALTHHPHIHMIVPGGGISRDGTRWISARPAFLLPVRVLGALFRRLFLTRLRALHDAGKLAFFGSLTHLAERRAFLRHLSPVGKKRWVVYAKPPFAGPEAVLAYLARYTHRVAISSSRLLRFDEAGVTFRYKDYRKAGAGRQQVMTLGADEFIRRFLLHALPRGFHRIRHYGLLASAHRKDHLERARRLLDVAPPPTDEPADDAEPRPTCPCCGGTMIIIEVFERRYQSRAPPPPSLAPGTPAP, from the coding sequence GTGCGCGCCTCACTCGAGGTTGCCGACATCTTCCGTGCCGCAGGGCCTGCCTATCGCACCGGCCATGCCGGCCACCTCAGCCTGCATCAGCTCAAGATCATGTCAGCGATCGAGCATTGCCGCACCGCCGCGCTCGGCGGACATGTCGAAGCCTGTACCGACTGCGGCCACTGGCGGATCGCGTACAACAGCTGCCGCAACCGGCACTGCCCGAGGTGCCAGGGCGCCGCCGCCCGCACATGGCTCGAAGCGCGCGAGGCCGATCTCCTCCCGGTCGGCTATTTCCACGTCGTGTTCACCCTGCCTGCCGAGGTCGCCGCTATCGCCTATTACAACAAGGCGCTGGTCTATGACCTGCTGTTCAAGGCCGCGGCCGATACGATGCTGACCATCGCCGCTGATCCCAAGCACCTCGGCGCCCGGATCGGCATCACCGCTGTACTTCACACATGGGGCTCGGCGCTCACCCATCATCCGCACATCCACATGATCGTGCCGGGCGGCGGCATCTCGCGCGATGGAACGCGCTGGATATCCGCACGCCCCGCCTTCCTGCTGCCGGTCCGCGTCCTTGGGGCCCTGTTCCGACGCCTGTTCCTCACCCGGCTGCGCGCGCTGCACGACGCCGGCAAGCTCGCCTTCTTTGGCAGCCTCACGCATCTCGCCGAACGACGCGCTTTCCTGCGGCACCTCTCGCCCGTCGGGAAGAAGCGCTGGGTCGTTTATGCCAAGCCGCCGTTCGCCGGGCCCGAGGCCGTGCTCGCTTACCTCGCGCGCTACACCCACCGGGTCGCCATATCGAGCAGCCGGCTCCTTCGGTTCGACGAGGCCGGGGTCACCTTCCGCTACAAGGATTACCGCAAGGCCGGCGCCGGACGGCAGCAGGTCATGACGCTCGGCGCCGACGAGTTCATCCGCCGCTTTCTTCTCCACGCCCTGCCGCGCGGGTTCCACCGCATCCGCCACTATGGCCTCCTCGCCAGCGCACACCGCAAGGATCATCTCGAACGCGCCCGCCGCCTGCTCGATGTCGCACCTCCACCGACCGACGAGCCCGCCGACGATGCAGAGCCCCGACCGACCTGCCCGTGCTGCGGTGGTACCATGATCATCATCGAGGTCTTCGAGCGCCGCTACCAGTCCCGCGCGCCGCCACCGCCATCCCTCGCACCCGGGACACCTGCGCCGTGA